A window from uncultured Desulfobacter sp. encodes these proteins:
- a CDS encoding integrase, with product MDDLSIDDRFHLLLHKKIMNKIGSAKRRSKKYYKDQYKKTGIIPVPLLLVEKGIMDGRKCSGRPKVIDEQTKRRFIEMVKASCDPSSQGFIFITRRARTIKNYHCWLEEELGKTISLPALRRCAKRENLKFYLEKEDDQEPSPARYSFKSVPVFALIQVDGCKFQYLRIRDERGNWQKPQVIEIFDTGSRKLFILESYFTESNLNSVDLFTRFLLCTPFPLKTIGIRPDQAKGFLNLKRPINAINLAHSTPGGFYLAPDFSRAHSPKDKAHLESSHRSLHNLEIRIIKAFEDRIVKTVTEYNFKRGRKEKVTVTLLDITLDELRSSTVLRQYRDEHNHTQHYFTEDGVVSAWVPAQKFDDFLSNQADTLNFIPEQVQEYMKYGYRKIKATVSKNRTIRHDKRDFYVTSGADRFSKHKSTPVKISRYRDKLFIFEPSEDGILLGEAIAKKPFDRPPAPAPDPVPDELDTIIALLEKHNMAVDRPILIEVYHKGLSLSRAEQVLHHNQSRYADYMKKMDQPEERKKQALFNAFMLDCQKSLTTNRVATYASLGDMT from the coding sequence ATGGATGACCTGAGCATTGACGACCGCTTCCATTTACTGCTGCATAAAAAAATCATGAATAAAATCGGATCTGCCAAGAGAAGATCCAAAAAATATTACAAGGACCAGTACAAGAAAACCGGGATTATCCCGGTACCCCTTTTGCTGGTTGAAAAAGGAATTATGGATGGCCGCAAGTGCAGCGGGCGCCCCAAGGTTATAGACGAGCAAACAAAAAGGCGGTTTATTGAAATGGTCAAGGCGTCATGCGATCCGTCATCTCAGGGGTTCATTTTTATCACCCGAAGAGCCAGGACCATTAAAAATTACCACTGCTGGCTCGAGGAAGAGTTGGGTAAAACAATCAGCCTTCCGGCACTTCGGCGATGCGCCAAAAGGGAGAATCTCAAATTTTATCTGGAAAAAGAGGACGATCAGGAGCCGTCACCGGCACGTTATAGCTTCAAATCGGTTCCGGTGTTTGCCTTGATCCAGGTTGACGGTTGCAAGTTCCAATATTTAAGAATCAGAGATGAACGTGGAAACTGGCAGAAACCGCAGGTGATTGAAATATTTGATACCGGTTCCAGGAAGCTGTTCATCCTGGAATCCTATTTTACCGAAAGTAATCTGAACTCTGTGGACCTTTTTACCCGTTTTTTGTTATGCACCCCTTTTCCTTTGAAAACAATCGGCATCAGGCCCGACCAGGCAAAGGGATTTTTAAATTTAAAGCGTCCCATTAATGCCATTAACCTTGCGCATTCTACGCCAGGCGGTTTTTATTTGGCGCCGGATTTTTCAAGGGCGCATTCACCAAAAGATAAGGCGCATCTGGAATCTTCACACCGGAGCCTGCATAATCTTGAAATACGGATTATCAAAGCCTTTGAGGACAGGATTGTGAAAACCGTTACCGAGTATAACTTCAAACGGGGAAGAAAGGAAAAAGTCACTGTAACCCTACTTGATATCACCCTTGATGAATTGAGAAGCAGCACTGTGCTCCGCCAATACCGTGACGAACATAATCATACACAACATTATTTTACTGAAGACGGCGTGGTCAGTGCCTGGGTGCCGGCACAGAAGTTTGATGATTTTTTGTCAAACCAGGCAGACACCCTGAATTTTATCCCGGAGCAGGTTCAAGAATATATGAAATATGGTTACAGAAAAATCAAAGCCACCGTATCCAAGAACAGAACTATCCGCCATGACAAACGCGATTTTTATGTGACCAGTGGTGCAGACCGGTTCAGCAAGCATAAAAGTACACCGGTAAAGATATCCAGATACAGGGACAAACTTTTTATCTTTGAGCCCAGTGAAGACGGAATACTTCTGGGCGAAGCCATTGCAAAAAAGCCGTTTGACAGGCCACCTGCACCAGCGCCTGATCCTGTGCCCGATGAACTCGACACCATTATCGCTCTTTTGGAAAAGCACAATATGGCCGTTGACCGGCCTATTTTAATCGAAGTTTACCATAAGGGCCTTTCCCTATCCCGGGCGGAGCAAGTACTTCATCATAATCAATCAAGGTACGCAGATTACATGAAAAAAATGGACCAGCCT
- a CDS encoding integrase core domain-containing protein yields the protein MMKMLGNFVLFIWLKFKVTSNLAAENLALRHQLAVMKRTNKRPKIRMVDRLFWVLLSRIWTPWRKSLIIVKPDTVVYWHRKGFKLFWKFKSKGPGRPQVSREIRDLVRRMAAANPNWGAPRIHGELLSLGFEVSERTVSNLMPRHPPNSKPSQTWRTFLKNHINKCSIDFFTVPTVTFNILFVLVILSHSRRKVVHFNITSNPTAEWTTQQIVEAFWDTAPKYLMRDRDAIYGVFCRNRVKNMGIKEVVSAPQSPWQNPFVERVIGSIRRECTNNVIVLNQGHLKNILCAYFQYYHNDRTHLSLGKNTPNGRPIQPRPVGKCKIIDLPRIGGLHHRYEWEKAA from the coding sequence ATGATGAAAATGCTTGGAAATTTTGTTTTATTCATATGGCTGAAGTTCAAAGTCACTTCGAATCTCGCTGCCGAAAACCTTGCGCTTCGCCACCAATTGGCCGTAATGAAAAGGACGAACAAGCGGCCGAAAATTCGAATGGTGGATCGGCTCTTCTGGGTTTTGCTTTCCCGAATTTGGACTCCTTGGCGTAAATCTCTCATCATTGTAAAGCCGGATACTGTTGTCTACTGGCATCGCAAGGGTTTCAAACTTTTTTGGAAATTCAAATCCAAAGGCCCGGGAAGGCCTCAAGTCAGTCGTGAAATCCGTGATCTGGTCAGGAGGATGGCTGCAGCCAATCCAAACTGGGGTGCGCCCAGGATTCATGGGGAATTGCTCAGCCTGGGGTTCGAGGTTTCCGAACGAACCGTATCGAACTTGATGCCCCGACATCCGCCGAATTCAAAGCCGTCTCAAACCTGGCGGACTTTTTTGAAAAATCATATTAACAAGTGTTCGATTGACTTTTTCACTGTTCCAACAGTCACCTTTAATATTCTGTTCGTCCTGGTGATCCTCAGCCACAGCCGCCGCAAAGTCGTACATTTCAATATAACCTCAAATCCGACGGCCGAGTGGACAACCCAACAGATCGTGGAGGCCTTCTGGGATACGGCACCGAAGTATCTGATGCGGGATCGGGATGCAATCTATGGCGTTTTTTGCCGCAATCGAGTGAAAAACATGGGCATCAAAGAAGTGGTCTCGGCCCCGCAAAGCCCTTGGCAAAACCCTTTTGTTGAACGGGTGATCGGCTCGATCAGACGAGAATGTACAAACAATGTCATCGTATTGAACCAAGGACATCTGAAAAACATTCTTTGCGCGTATTTCCAATATTATCATAACGACAGAACACATTTGAGCCTTGGAAAAAATACGCCCAACGGTCGGCCGATCCAACCCAGACCTGTCGGCAAATGCAAGATAATTGATTTGCCGCGTATTGGTGGATTACATCATCGATACGAGTGGGAGAAAGCGGCCTGA
- the groL gene encoding chaperonin GroEL (60 kDa chaperone family; promotes refolding of misfolded polypeptides especially under stressful conditions; forms two stacked rings of heptamers to form a barrel-shaped 14mer; ends can be capped by GroES; misfolded proteins enter the barrel where they are refolded when GroES binds), whose translation MAKEIKYDANAREAMLKGVKTLADAVVVTLGPKGRNVVIEKSWGSPNVTKDGVTVAKEIEIKDKFENMGAQMVKEVASKTSDMAGDGTTTATVLARAIYENGQKLVVAGHNPMWIKRGIDKAVAKVVEALEAMARPIKNQNDIAQVGTISANNDETIGNIIAEAMDKVGKEGVITVEEAKSIDTTLEVVEGMQFDRGYLSPYFVTDTEKMNVSFDSPYVLICEKKVSSMKDLLPILEEISKTRKPLLIVAEDVEGEALATIVVNKLRGSLNVAAVKAPGFGDRRKNMLEDIAVLTGGELVSEDIGLKLENVTLQDLGQAKTITIDKDNTTIVDGAGSKEALEGRVKMLRAQVEETSSDYDREKLQERLAKLVGGVAVISVGAATETEMKEKKARVEDALNATRAAVEEGIVPGGGVALIRCIPDLETLTLEGEEKLGIDVIAKAIEEPLRKIANNAGVEGAVVVNKVKEGQGAFGYNARTNVYEDLISAGVMDPKKVVRFALQNAASVASVMLTTQAMIAEKPDKT comes from the coding sequence ATGGCCAAAGAAATTAAATATGATGCAAACGCCCGTGAGGCAATGCTTAAGGGTGTGAAGACACTTGCAGATGCAGTGGTGGTGACTCTGGGGCCTAAAGGCAGAAACGTGGTGATTGAAAAATCCTGGGGCTCACCCAATGTAACCAAGGACGGTGTAACCGTTGCAAAAGAGATTGAGATTAAAGACAAGTTCGAAAATATGGGCGCTCAGATGGTAAAGGAAGTGGCCAGTAAGACCTCTGATATGGCCGGGGACGGTACAACCACGGCGACCGTTCTTGCCCGGGCGATTTATGAAAATGGTCAGAAACTGGTGGTTGCCGGTCATAACCCCATGTGGATTAAAAGGGGTATTGACAAAGCCGTTGCCAAGGTCGTTGAAGCGTTAGAAGCAATGGCAAGACCCATCAAAAACCAGAATGATATCGCCCAGGTTGGCACCATCTCGGCCAACAACGATGAGACCATCGGCAATATTATTGCCGAAGCCATGGATAAAGTCGGAAAGGAAGGCGTTATTACGGTTGAAGAGGCCAAGTCAATAGATACGACCCTTGAGGTGGTGGAAGGCATGCAGTTTGATCGGGGATACCTTTCTCCCTACTTTGTAACCGATACTGAAAAAATGAATGTCTCATTTGATAGCCCCTATGTGTTGATTTGCGAAAAAAAGGTCTCTTCCATGAAAGACCTTCTTCCGATTCTTGAAGAAATTTCCAAAACGCGAAAACCACTTTTGATCGTAGCTGAAGATGTTGAAGGCGAAGCCCTCGCAACCATAGTTGTCAACAAACTTCGTGGCTCTTTAAATGTTGCGGCAGTCAAGGCGCCAGGGTTTGGTGACAGAAGAAAAAACATGCTGGAAGATATTGCCGTTTTAACTGGCGGAGAGCTTGTTTCCGAAGATATCGGACTCAAACTTGAAAATGTAACGCTGCAGGATCTGGGTCAGGCAAAAACCATTACCATTGATAAAGATAACACCACAATCGTTGATGGTGCAGGTTCCAAGGAAGCCCTTGAGGGGCGGGTCAAAATGCTTCGGGCACAGGTTGAAGAAACGAGTTCTGACTATGATAGGGAAAAGCTTCAGGAACGGTTGGCAAAACTCGTTGGCGGCGTTGCCGTCATTAGTGTCGGTGCTGCCACTGAAACTGAAATGAAGGAAAAGAAAGCCCGGGTGGAAGACGCCCTTAACGCAACCCGGGCGGCGGTGGAAGAGGGCATCGTTCCCGGCGGCGGTGTCGCCCTTATCAGGTGTATTCCTGACCTTGAAACCCTTACCCTTGAGGGTGAGGAAAAGTTGGGTATTGATGTGATTGCCAAAGCCATTGAAGAACCACTGCGTAAAATTGCCAATAATGCCGGAGTTGAAGGTGCTGTCGTTGTCAATAAAGTAAAGGAGGGTCAAGGCGCTTTTGGCTACAATGCGCGGACAAACGTTTATGAAGATTTGATTTCAGCCGGTGTTATGGATCCGAAAAAGGTGGTCCGTTTTGCCCTCCAGAATGCGGCCAGTGTCGCATCTGTCATGCTGACCACACAGGCCATGATTGCTGAAAAACCGGATAAAACATAA
- the groES gene encoding co-chaperone GroES, whose translation MNLRPLSDKIVVMRGPENTETKGGIIIPDTAKEKPVEGRVVAVGNGRMGDNGKLISMDVKPDDRILFSKYGGTDVKIDGTDYLILRQDDVLGIIE comes from the coding sequence ATGAATTTAAGGCCATTAAGTGACAAAATCGTAGTTATGCGCGGGCCAGAGAATACAGAAACCAAAGGCGGAATTATTATCCCAGACACAGCAAAAGAAAAACCAGTGGAAGGAAGGGTTGTGGCCGTGGGAAACGGGCGAATGGGTGACAATGGAAAATTGATTTCAATGGATGTAAAACCTGATGACCGTATCCTTTTCAGTAAATATGGCGGAACCGATGTGAAAATCGATGGTACAGACTACCTTATCCTTCGGCAGGACGATGTTCTTGGGATAATTGAATAA
- a CDS encoding transposase, with amino-acid sequence MGVSKQYCGNLGKVDNCQVGVFAAYASQTGYSLVDKRLFIPEKWFGDDFESRRKKCKLPAEAIFKTKPQLAVEMLNNLADEGILPFKYILADFFYGVSPEFIDAASNLVGTNYFVSVPGKTLCWLKSPVTPGHIHPLCHFLLQPV; translated from the coding sequence ATAGGCGTTTCAAAGCAATATTGCGGTAATCTTGGTAAGGTTGATAACTGCCAAGTCGGGGTGTTTGCCGCATACGCCTCTCAAACAGGATATTCTTTGGTTGATAAACGCCTTTTCATTCCGGAAAAATGGTTTGGCGATGACTTTGAATCGCGTAGAAAAAAGTGCAAGTTACCTGCTGAAGCTATATTTAAAACGAAGCCTCAATTAGCAGTGGAAATGTTAAACAATTTAGCCGATGAAGGTATCCTCCCGTTTAAATACATTTTGGCAGATTTTTTTTACGGAGTAAGTCCAGAATTCATTGACGCTGCAAGCAATTTGGTTGGCACTAACTATTTTGTATCAGTCCCGGGCAAGACGCTGTGCTGGCTGAAATCCCCGGTAACTCCGGGACACATCCATCCCCTCTGCCATTTTCTCCTCCAGCCAGTCTGA
- a CDS encoding BON domain-containing protein → MKIRIYTLALLVSIIAWTVTYSSLFASETDDRIESSARQSYIFQTYFKDEDIKIHSQNGDVTLTGTASSDAYKALARETVAGLPGVKGVDNQLAVKGEAVSGYSDAWLAAKVKSTLFFHRNVSAGNTEVSAKNGTITLVGDAESLAQKDLTTEYVLDIDGVKHVNNEMTVQGAAIWPKKKQAEEKMDEIVQVIDDASITAMVKMTLLYHRSTSAVATTVETKDGVVTLGGKAGNKAEKALATKLVRDVHGVKNVTNLMTIAG, encoded by the coding sequence ATGAAAATAAGAATTTATACCTTGGCATTGCTGGTCAGCATCATCGCTTGGACCGTCACCTATTCCAGTCTGTTCGCATCCGAGACCGATGACCGCATCGAATCATCGGCAAGGCAGTCTTATATATTCCAGACCTATTTTAAGGATGAAGATATTAAAATCCATTCCCAAAACGGTGATGTGACCCTCACAGGGACAGCATCCTCGGATGCATATAAAGCGTTGGCCCGGGAAACGGTTGCGGGCCTGCCCGGGGTCAAAGGTGTGGATAACCAACTGGCAGTAAAGGGGGAGGCGGTTTCCGGCTATTCAGATGCCTGGCTTGCGGCCAAGGTCAAAAGTACCCTTTTTTTTCACCGAAATGTGAGCGCCGGGAATACAGAGGTATCTGCGAAAAACGGGACCATCACCCTGGTCGGAGATGCCGAAAGCCTTGCCCAAAAAGACCTGACCACAGAATACGTCCTGGATATTGACGGTGTCAAACATGTCAACAATGAGATGACGGTCCAGGGGGCGGCAATTTGGCCGAAAAAAAAACAAGCGGAAGAGAAAATGGATGAAATCGTCCAGGTCATAGATGATGCATCCATCACGGCCATGGTTAAAATGACCCTGCTGTACCATCGGTCAACCAGTGCTGTGGCTACCACAGTGGAGACAAAAGACGGCGTTGTCACCCTGGGAGGGAAAGCCGGAAACAAGGCAGAAAAAGCCCTGGCCACAAAACTGGTAAGGGATGTCCATGGGGTCAAAAACGTCACCAATCTGATGACAATCGCCGGGTAG
- a CDS encoding DUF3309 family protein yields MSLGTILLIILVLALVGIIPTWPHSRSWGYGPSSGIGLVLIIVLVLLVLGKL; encoded by the coding sequence ATGTCACTGGGCACAATCTTACTCATCATTTTGGTATTGGCGCTTGTGGGAATAATCCCAACCTGGCCCCACAGCAGATCCTGGGGGTATGGTCCCAGCAGCGGCATTGGACTGGTGTTGATCATTGTTCTGGTGTTGCTCGTCCTGGGCAAACTGTAA
- a CDS encoding YtxH domain-containing protein: protein MVILNDLANQVKKIRGFQTKTMRHARNRNIIIGASIGSALGLAAGILFAPKSGREIRQGISDRTCETVKNLKENVTVTRARMFDAASKKEAHLHDAGKKGGDSKNESTKKTGEDKGTETSK, encoded by the coding sequence ATGGTAATTTTGAATGACCTGGCAAATCAGGTGAAAAAAATCAGAGGGTTTCAAACCAAGACCATGCGGCATGCCAGGAATAGAAATATAATAATCGGCGCCAGCATCGGATCTGCCTTGGGATTGGCCGCAGGGATTCTGTTCGCCCCGAAATCCGGCAGAGAAATCCGGCAGGGAATTTCTGATCGAACCTGCGAAACCGTTAAAAATCTTAAAGAAAATGTAACAGTAACCAGAGCCAGGATGTTTGATGCGGCTTCGAAAAAAGAGGCGCATTTGCATGACGCAGGTAAAAAAGGCGGGGATTCAAAAAATGAAAGCACAAAGAAAACCGGTGAGGACAAGGGGACAGAAACCTCAAAATAG